DNA sequence from the Ctenopharyngodon idella isolate HZGC_01 chromosome 14, HZGC01, whole genome shotgun sequence genome:
GTGCTTTTTATGTCCTTTTTGGAATTGGTGTGAAGATTctaagggtgagtaaaaaagacatatttttatttttgagtgaactaatcctttagaATAAATCAATAGGATTTATTCTTCAAGTGCAGAAAATATTTCaggaacaaaaaatgaatacaaCAGTTGGAAGGATACAACTACTGTGTCTGTGTCAGCAGGGTAGAGTTTGGCTCCTGGTGATGTAAGGCCTGGGCACATGATATTGGCTCCACTCAGAACAAATTTGATGGCTCCTTTATCTACTTGTTGGTGTGGCAGGATGAAGGGATCTGGAGAACAGACACGTGATTAAGCATTAGCATTAGTCTGACCAAGTGAATTGTAAGTTTAAGTTGCGTTATATAAGAAATCTTGTGTCATCCGAGAAAATCTTTTCTGCAGAGAAAGCATCTTACTACTAAAATTAAAGCCATCTTACATTTGTGTAGAAGTCTGAGGGTGGGATAGAAAGGCCCCTCTCTTTGTCTGAAGAAGAGCAGCTCTCCATTTACCGTAAGAATCTCAATATGCTCATGACTGGAAACATAAACAAAATATCACACATCTGATGTCAAATTTAGTACTGCATTACAGTTGTCCATATCAATAACACTGACCCCATATATTGAGAAACTCTTAccatctcacaattttgactggGTCCTTTTTGGGCATTATCTGGTTAAGCCAATCATCGATGTTGGGAAACTGATCTAACAGTTGATTCTTTATACCCTTAATTACAGATGTCTTCAGCTGAATACAGTTTGAAACATTTTCCTTTTCATCAAATCTAtgaagacaaaaagaaagaaaagaatcaGCAAATATAATGTCTAATAAGGTATATGACACAGGTGCAGGTCTCTGTaatcttattttttaaagtattgtttgttaaaataaagaaattagtCTAGTATAGAGGTCTGATATAACAATTACCCTCAAATGTTTTATGATGAATGTTTAATGACTTaatgtaaacattattttttacattttgctaaCCATCTTTTCAAGTTATAAATATTAGAAGTACCTTATCAAAACTTAACACAGGAATACAGATGGATCATTATTAATGGACCATACAAGTGAGCTGTGACAGAGCAAGCTAGCAGTGTAGCTAAACAGGTTACTGTCTCGGTTACAGAATTAAGGGCGCATATTAAGTTACAATATCATATTAAACTTGTACGAGTATACATGcgatgtatattttttttacctctacGGAGATGGCAAAGCTACTGAGCTAATTAAACACTCCATGACTGTAACAATGCTAAGTTGCGTTAGCTACTATTTATAAGATTGACAACGGCTCAAGCTTACTTTTTAAACATCCTTGCGAGTCGTAATCGGTCACTCTTGTCCTCTTGTCTGTGAGATCTTATAGAAccaaaaaatataaactaaatattcAGTATAAGATGGTTTAATGAACTAACTGCACGCTTCACGTTAACCGCAGGTGATTCCTGTTTCATTTACGACAGTGGTAAACATTTTACGGCAAAGCGGCATgacaaaatacagtaatttgaCATGTACTTTGAAATACATGTTAGCGATATCGTTAACGATCAATTcaaaatcagcaacaaaaaaaaagtaactgatCACAGCACATTAAGACAATTGTTTTGTATTATACGTTgttttctaaaatgttatgttgaaatatgcaaaatatgttaattaaatatgctatgtaattaaatatgcactattttgcatacattttcagaacagaaatctgaacattggatgaagccaggttcaaaattcatgtttcattttgttgacagatttaaaagtttttatccAAGGATTCTAGATATCTATTTTTAGCaatccataaatcagaaaacatgtcaacagccagaaaaaaaaaaatagataaatgttcaccatgtttttaggaataaaggcctggtttcacaaacagggcttagcctaagccaggattaggccttagttcaattaggatatttaagtagcttttataaacatacactagaaaaaaaacattactggtgtacatcatgagacaaaacaatggctctgacatattttaagatatgtcagtacaagttgctttcagttaaaacagcacaaacatgcattttagtctgggactagcttgagccttgtctgtgaaaccaggagaaaatgttatataaatcagATAAATGCTAAGTTATATGAAAACCACAGGTGAAAATagataaagtgtaataaaattagcacatttaaatgtgtattttggatgttttcttccCAGTAGTCTTAGATGATGCGTTATGAAGCAAAATAgtccaaaatctcaaaattgatcAGAAcatggaataaataaatacaaaaaaaacacaatggtTTTGCCTTATGTGTCTTGCCTTGAATTATAATCTCAGCCAAATTcgatatttattaataacaaaaaataaataaataaataaacaaccatATCAAGTTTTGTATGGTTAATAGTTAAAATACCTAACATTATGttcaatgtatttttaatgaaaataataaaagactGCCAATTTATGACGTCCGATGCTTCTTCGGTTCATTTATCCGTGTTATTTAGAAGTAAGTATTCATCATCCAGGAAATATCACAATCACTGATCAGAGGGACAAGATCATGGAAACACATACAGTTGTTTATTCTGAGGCAATAAAAACAAGCATACTTTTCCAGACACTGGACAACTGTCCACTTTAGTATGACTTCTCAAAACACCACTGCCAAAACTTCCACAGACAGATCCAGTGATGCCACACAGAGGAGCTTCTCAGTAAATAGGCCTAATTCAGAACTTAAGGGATATATAAACTTGGAAACACTATGATGATAAAATGATGCTGCTGTGCTTGTTCTGAgtttccaaagaaaaaaaaaatgcagttgcAATGTAGTTGAGAGTGTCAAACATCAAAGTtgtgtgtaaaatgtatatacaaaataaacaagagGAGGAAATGTGAGGTGTAagcaggggggaaaaaaaagaagatgtaCAAGTTAGTGTTTAGCAGCGTTAACAGTCctacaaacaaaacaagtgcTTGATTTATCTAATCTTGGCACATACTGTGAAATTTCCAATCAGCCTCAATTGTTCTATTGATCAATAAATCACATTCACAGAACATAAATCGCTTGTGACCAATCAGCTGAACCTTCTTTTCATTGTACAAATTTATCAAACATTGGCAAAGAGAAAATGTTTTCAATGTTCATACACTGCTACCCAATACAAACACTGTCTGAACAAATGAGTCAAATTCAGTCAATCtggttctgtttttctttgcacaggtaatgttataatatttttgtgggttaacaatgaaaaaaagaagaaagagagaaaaaaaaaaaaaaaaaaaaaagacaaacagcCATGGAACAgagtctgaaaataaataacttttctttttaAGCTCAGGTTAGTCCAAATCTTTGAAGCATtgtaacaaaattattttttgttttgtttggacaTTCCATTCTGAGGGAAATAAAACACACCCTACCCTGTCAAAGCCATGAAGAGAAAACTGATTCAGTTGTTGGTCACTGTGGTGAAGATGGTAACGTGAACAAAAACTGGAATAAGGGGTTCCATGTGCTAAGGGAAGTAAACAACGTCACTGAGAACATCTTCCTCCTGTCATTTCTACCATCCCTCATCTTCCCCTCTtattctctcgctctctctctctaagcCACATAGTTGTATTGATTGGGATTCTCCTTATCCCTTTCCATGTAGTCCCTGTCAATAAGTGACTCTATCCTCTTCTTCAGATCAGCAGGctgcaaaaatatgaagcaaaaTTTAGTGGCAGTGGCATATGATTTATACTGTGAGTACAGTGAGTCTTGGGCTAATTTCCAGTTTTAGTGACAATACGAACATCATTcgtatttttatattacattaaatcttgagatgaaaaaaaaaaaaaagatttatctgTCAACAATATAAGTGCTATCTAAATGATTATAACAAATCATAACTGTTAATTATTTCCCTTGACTATAATTATGATTATTTGTGCTAAATAGAATTCACATTCAAACTGTGTCATTATTATGTCATATTCATTATGTAGGCTACAAATTCCACAACAAGCTAAAAGCTGTGTTCCTGTATAAAGCTGTGTTCCTGTGATTGCGTTTTTATACACAACTATTCAAGGCTGCAactatttgatcaaaaatacagtaaaaacaggaatattgtgaaatattaccatttaaaataacttttctattttaatattttttttgtgatgtcaaagctgaattttcagcatcattactactgtcttcagtgtcacatgatccttcagaaaacattctaatatgctgatttgctgctcaagaattattttttagtattatcaatgttgaaaacagtttttgctgcttgtgGAAACCttcccccctccccctccccctcaggattctttgataaatagacagtttaaaagaacataatttattttaaatacaagtCTTTTAAACACtaacccccagtttcacagacaaggcttaagctagtcctagactaaaatgcatgtttgagctgtttcaactgaaagcaacttgcactgacatgtcttaaaatgtcagtcattgttttgtctaaaGATGCACatcagaaatgttttctttttttttttggcatgtttataaaagctacttaaatgtcttaattgaactaaggcctaatcctggcttaatctaaaccctgtctatgaaaccaggcctaagtctttactgtcacttttaatcaaattaatggaTCCTTCctgaatattaatttcttttctttttttgtggggGGGGATCTTTTATACATACTtatataaatctttaatacatacTTGCCCCTcttaacagaaagaaagaaaaaaaaaaaaactttgacagATAATGTGCAACATGTGATTGTAAATACCCTTATTATAATGCATGAAGCGGTCTACATTGCACATCTTATTTGCATTGTGTATACGACTTGGTATCCGGTATTTATAGCCTATGCATTACTAAGTGTCATCACAAACAGAAGTAAAACTTCTTGACTAACTGTGCAAGCAAAACATTTCTGTGACCTCACCTTGACTGGGAATTTAAGTTGGTTATATACTTCAGATACCAGAAGGTTATGGCTGAGAGTTTTCCTCATCTTCATGATTCGAACAATGGCAGCATCGATTTGGTACTGACGATCCTGGAATACTCTCTCTGTAGTGCTGGCTTGTTCCTCCACCTATGAGGGACAGCAAACAAGGATGAGACCAAGAGGGCAACAGCACAACAGCAATCAAAATGACAGGTGTGCCGGACAATACCGTTTCTTTCATCTGGATCTGGTTGATTTTAATCCTGAAGAGTTTGTGTTTGAAGTCATCATTACATGAAAACTTGTCTCCATCTTCTACATCTTTACTCTTTGGGATTTTGGTAAGAACACGCGCCTTCCCACAGGCCAGTGACTGCAGAGTCCGCCTCAGCTCACTGTCCTCTGcaaatgtttgtgtattttcatTTATCTAAGGATCTTTTGTCAAATTTGTTAAACACTTTGAAAGTTTGTAAAAGGCTGTGAGATTTAACTTAAAGATTAGCATTAAATGGAATGGGATAAATTGCAACAAATTTTACAAGACAAATCACAAGACAAAGTTTGTTTGTCACAATTATCCATACCAATGCCTGTAGCCAGTTTAATGTCCTCCAGAGAGAACTCCTCCCCTTCATTAAACATAAGCAGAACTAATGTCTGAAACAGAGACACCTGCAGCTCTTTTTTGCcctgtgaaaaagaaaaaaaatggttttcttACAGCCAGTAATATTTCTGAGAAGCCTTTAGAAATGGtcattttcaattaattaaacTTGTTTTATACATTACAATAAGCTACCAATAGTCTGGTAATCATGCCCAGTTgctattttcaaaataaaatgcacattaCCTCTTTAAATTCTGCCTTTAAAACACAATGTCCTAACGTCGACTGCCACTGTAGTTTCCGTCCGCTGTGTTTGCCAAGGTAAAACGTTTTGAAAATCTCCTGCAATTTCACCATCTGGAGAGTGAagggtattaaaaaaaaaaaagataatttattaattataatgtaatTGATTAGAAGCTAACAAAAGCTCCCATTTCTCAATATTGATCAGAACAGACCTCTGGAGGCAGATGCACTTCCATAGGGACGTATGTTGGCCAATAACCCATGGTGAGGATGTTAACTGTCAGCTCAATGTTCCCGGGAATATTTTGGCATTGCATGTGCTGAGGTGCAGAATCAAAAAGAGATATTTGTAAGATGTGACTAGGCACAAAAAGAGaacataaataaaagaaaaaaaaataaaagatattattattacttgttTGAACTGCACCATAATATCTTTTGACAGCTCCATGTCTTTGAACATTCCTTCCAGTTTACTAGTAAATGCAGCTCCACATTCTACAAGAAAAACAATTGACAATTCAGTCAGTTGAAACACCTGTGATAATGATGGGATGGTTTAAGAATCAAACATGAAAAGAGAAATGTAATTTACCATGCTTCAGTTTTGACAGCATTGATTTCTCTGCATCTACAGAGGCACTCTTTCCCACCAGTAACCTCTTCGCTAAGTCTTTCTTGTAGAAGGCCTCAAAAACATCTTTCCctaaaagagaaaaatgatAAAGTCTATGAAGCTTAGACAGTTGTTTAATAATTGAAAACTCTCTAGGCCTTTGGAATAGAGCATTAAGTTTAAATGTATTACCGTAAATGAACCTGAATATGATCATTATCTTGTCCAACATTTTCTCGAGTTCCTCATCAGTTGCTTCTTTGTTCCCAGCACGAAGCTTTGAATCCACATATTTTGCTGAGGAACATAAAATCTCATCATTAGTGAATATTAATTTGCAAGCTCTCAATCAAATAAAAACcctcaatagctatgtttccatctaCCTACTATTATGTGCATTTTTggatattgtaaaaaaaatgctggatggaaataCCAAGACGCacaaattctaaaaatgtgcataaaaaaacaaaacaaaacaaaacaacaacaacaacaacaacaacaacaacaacaacaacaacaacaacaaatgcaCTCAGTTGAGGCTAGGTATGTCAAAGTACATAAATTTGCACAATCGATCGTTGTTTAAATTTACGATCAATTAATCGTTAACCAGCCTCTTAAATCCAAAGGCGCTACCAAGTCATAACGTTACTTAACCAACACAAAATAGGTTttgttttaaagcttagaagcttGGCTTTACAGTGAATACAGGGAATATGACCATCGCTAAACAAGTGCTTTTAAATTTGTGGACATATtagaagtgctctattttcaatCGCCTGAAAAAATAACTGCTTTACATGAAAATGTGATCTGTAAAATCACCGTACATAACAGATATACtagttttataatgttaaaaaggtAGCAGAATACAACAGGCATATTGGTTTCAGTTAGAGACCAAACTACACTAAGTATTTGTATGAAAAAGAGCCGCCAATACATGCCACGTATATAGATTTTGCGgcagttttttgtttgtaacttcgggaaacattagtaaatcataGTAGATTGCATCTTTATATAGGGCAGGTGGTCTCGAACAAGCCCAAACACAACATTGCAATCAGATCACTGAGTGACATGACATGCTGCTTGCCTAAAGCTATAGGACTTCCTTATTCCGATCACGTCGTAGTCACGTGTTTTCCAACATCATTTGAAAGTCCAACCACTGGAAACTGGATCTCGGGTATAGTGGGTAGGGACGATGTGTAGAGACCAATCGGACAGCTGGAGTGTGCTTGGATTGGTTTGATTGCTCAGACTGACAGGTCTTGATTTACCATGGGCCATAGAAAAGGTGCGCACAGCTGAAAAAGCACTGGAAGATCATCAATCATCCACTAGGATCTTATTACTCGTTTAATTTACGTATTTTTATTGCGGCGTTCACGCAAGCAAGTAGTTCTAATGTTCAGTAAAATTACTTTTGTCTTTTCTGACCCTTGGTTAATTAAGTTTTGGTTAGCCAACCCAATCCATTGCATGGCTTGAAGTCAttaggtgtgtttgacttgaaGCAGCGCTGCGCTGACCAATCGGTTTATGACATCAGCACATACGCAAgagcgattagagagcagacAGCGTAATACGTAACTACAGCGCGCTTGCTTCATTTTTTCCACGTGTCTGCTGGATGTGTTTTGCGCATGATCTGCACGCACCTCAAAACTCTTTACTCTAATGATGACCTTGCTTAAATTACTTTGCCTCAATaaatgtgattggataactgaaCTAAGCAGCGGTTCAATTTCactgcacagcatctcaaatgttggtttgatcattctgaaatgcctgaaccaaagtctgtcatcagaatgatttggtttaattccctcccaggAGTGTCTCGCACGATTGCATTCCCAAACACCAGGTATCCAAACGCAAGATAACATCACAGTGTTTATTGCGTTTCATCTGTGTGCTCTGAGGcacaagtcatttatgatgttgGAAAAAAAAGAGCCATAGTGGCTTCTCCAACTTCCATTTGTATTACAGATACAGCAATTTCCCAGAAAAACATGGGATGGAAAtgctgctttattcacaaatgttcaATACTCAAATTTTGTGCAAAAgttggaaacatagctaatgattGGTGGGAAAACAACATTTGTGAACTGACCTATGAGCTCTGCAGGTTTGTTCGGCCGTTTGTTGATAAAGGTCTCGAAGGCCTCCTTCATGCCATTTACAAACTTCTCATTCTTCATGAAACATACATCGATAATGTGATCGACTTTATCCTTGAAATCCAGAAGCTCCTGAACCATCGTCTTGTCTTTCTCTGGGTTGATGACAATTGTGCTTCCAAAGGCCTGAGACATAAAAAACATGACTTGTGAACCTGAATGTGCACATAATATCCAGATGTGTTATGTCATCTAGCAGTGTCCCTTGCACACCTTGATGTACTCAATCCAATGTTGCAGCAGAACCTGGACACCGCCTCTCACACGACTGAAGAGCTGATACAGCAGAGACAGATCCAGAATACGGTTCTCATCCAACAGGTTATTTAAACCTAGAGTTTGCCAAGAAAACAATCACTTAATGTAAATCACTTCTAattttaaacaagaaaaacaatgtCAATTATTCTATGAGTGTGATACCTTTCTGAAGTATTGCAGTGAGGTGTTCTCCAAGCAGTTGCTTTTCCACTGTGGCAATGAGGggttttctaaaaataaagataataaacaTTCACATATTGTTTTGCCAGCTTAAGGACTTTTATTAGTTATATTCTCTGCATATTTACTGTGTGCTCTGGTCTAAGTATGTAATGACTCTGTCTGCCTCCTCTTCCAGACGTTTGTTGACATGATGGAGATACTCTGGCACCTGAAACAAAAATTTTAGGGGATAAATCTAATTAAAAGTATAgttcacaaaaatataaataataaatgtttatcaaTATTGTGAAACATCTTCATTTAGATCTTTTTACAATCACAGTTCCTAGAGACAAAAGCAGCAGAAAAGTGGTCTGTATGACTTATTCACTGGTGATCTTCTCAAAGACATATGGCCACAGGAGACTAGAACAAATCTAACGGAATACTTTactttatttgtctttttttggaACTTTAACAGCCTGTGGTCACAATGAACTGTGACTGTATGGAAAAGattctttcatttttgtttgtgttccacagaaaaaaaaaacataacagcCTAACGAAGTAGGGGCGCAAGTCATTTTGAAACTATTAAGGGCAAGtgcatcatttaaaaataataattacaaatccAGTCAGCAGGAAAGTATCAGTTTAAACTGACTTCCAGGTAATGAGACATTCCAAAAAAAATACTTTCACAGAATTCATGATACAACAATTGGGGGGGGGAGACGAACCTCTCTTTCCTGCATGAGCCTCTGGCCCTCTGCAGCATACAGTCGATTTGTCTCCTCCAAAAAGCGTTGCTCAAATGAATCCTGATAAATCTGTCATAAAAGGAGCAAAGGTGTGATTACAACAGTACTAACAGGTTTGGCCACAAGACAAAATCTCACAAGAGCTGTACAAGATTTGCCATGGTTTTGATTCACTTACAGAAAATCTAAATAACCCTGGCCTGTAGTATTAAAGTAAACAGcaatcctatttttttttttaaagtaaattaatataataaaataactttcattaatgctttaaaatatgCTACATGATCAATgctgagtttaaaaaaaaaaataacaaaaatgaataaaaaataaaaatcagcatgtggcataatgttgattaataCTGATAATATTTTGACCCATCCCTCagtttaagaaaataaaagttgttaCAGTAAGGACATTACCATGGAGATAAATGGAACCATGTATATAGAGtgtttaaaagcaaaaatgtgaattACGAACACTTACATTAATATGTCCctaaaaatgtgtattaatattcataattattcaTGTTTTGCATCATATACTAATGTTTaagcaaatgtttaaaaaaaaaaaaaaaaaattctcaaattAAGAAAGCAAATGTTAACAtctaatataaatacaaatataaaaatacattgctAAACTAACCAGACTGtacaaaatacttttattttgttcttgcCTGTCATGTGAGAGTTATTGGGTTTAATGACTTTATATTGGTTATGACATTGAAATTGAGCAGGCAGCAAGAAATACAATAAGTAAATTCCTTGCTGATAGGGCTGTGTTCGATACAACGATACAACTATGTATCGTCACATACTACTTGTCGATATCGATACAGCAGTGAACTGCgcttaatttgaataaaagaacagcatttgaaaCGGAGTGGACATGTGCTGAAATTAATTAATAGAATATAATACATGGACTAGAACAAGTTTTAATCTGATCCGCAGAGGAACGTA
Encoded proteins:
- the cul4b gene encoding cullin-4B isoform X2, which gives rise to MFPTGLPSPNPPPPAQEPKPAASDVHNDSSLTSSKKRKINSSEKEDIDSISSSPKAICNSSSTTSCSSSSQQQQHIQKKLRFEDPLDLIGLDVKMAEESCNPAESCSKARNVFLAGGVGHHANGLTKSVGSATFSNSKPGAAKKLVIKNFKEKPKLPENYTNETWQKLKEAVEAIQNSTSIKYNLEELYQAVENLCSHKISAKLYKQLRVVCEDHIKAQIDQFREDALDSVLFLKKIDKCWQDHCRQMIMIRSIFLFLDRTYVLQNSMLPSIWDMGLELFRFYIISDLKVQSKTIDGILLLIERERSGEAVDRSLLRSLLSMLSDLQIYQDSFEQRFLEETNRLYAAEGQRLMQEREVPEYLHHVNKRLEEEADRVITYLDQSTQKPLIATVEKQLLGEHLTAILQKGLNNLLDENRILDLSLLYQLFSRVRGGVQVLLQHWIEYIKAFGSTIVINPEKDKTMVQELLDFKDKVDHIIDVCFMKNEKFVNGMKEAFETFINKRPNKPAELIAKYVDSKLRAGNKEATDEELEKMLDKIMIIFRFIYGKDVFEAFYKKDLAKRLLVGKSASVDAEKSMLSKLKHECGAAFTSKLEGMFKDMELSKDIMHMQCQNIPGNIELTVNILTMGYWPTYVPMEVHLPPEMVKLQEIFKTFYLGKHSGRKLQWQSTLGHCVLKAEFKEGKKELQVSLFQTLVLLMFNEGEEFSLEDIKLATGIEDSELRRTLQSLACGKARVLTKIPKSKDVEDGDKFSCNDDFKHKLFRIKINQIQMKETVEEQASTTERVFQDRQYQIDAAIVRIMKMRKTLSHNLLVSEVYNQLKFPVKPADLKKRIESLIDRDYMERDKENPNQYNYVA
- the mcts1 gene encoding malignant T-cell-amplified sequence 1 → MFKKFDEKENVSNCIQLKTSVIKGIKNQLLDQFPNIDDWLNQIMPKKDPVKIVRCHEHIEILTVNGELLFFRQREGPFYPTLRLLHKYPFILPHQQVDKGAIKFVLSGANIMCPGLTSPGAKLYPADTDTVVAIMAEGKQHALCVGVMKMSADDIEKVNKGIGIENVHYLNDGLWHMKTYK
- the cul4b gene encoding cullin-4B isoform X1, yielding MFPTGLPSPNPPPPAQEPKPAASDVHNDSSLTSSKKRKINSSEKEDIDSISSSPKAICNSSSTTSCSSSSQQQQHIQKKLRFEDPLDLIGLDVKMAEESCNPAESCSKARNVFLAGGVGHHANGLTKSVGSATFSNSKPGAAKKLVIKNFKEKPKLPENYTNETWQKLKEAVEAIQNSTSIKYNLEELYQAVENLCSHKISAKLYKQLRVVCEDHIKAQIDQFREDALDSVLFLKKIDKCWQDHCRQMIMIRSIFLFLDRTYVLQNSMLPSIWDMGLELFRFYIISDLKVQSKTIDGILLLIERERSGEAVDRSLLRSLLSMLSDLQIYQDSFEQRFLEETNRLYAAEGQRLMQEREVPEYLHHVNKRLEEEADRVITYLDQSTQKPLIATVEKQLLGEHLTAILQKGLNNLLDENRILDLSLLYQLFSRVRGGVQVLLQHWIEYIKAFGSTIVINPEKDKTMVQELLDFKDKVDHIIDVCFMKNEKFVNGMKEAFETFINKRPNKPAELIAKYVDSKLRAGNKEATDEELEKMLDKIMIIFRFIYGKDVFEAFYKKDLAKRLLVGKSASVDAEKSMLSKLKHECGAAFTSKLEGMFKDMELSKDIMVQFKQHMQCQNIPGNIELTVNILTMGYWPTYVPMEVHLPPEMVKLQEIFKTFYLGKHSGRKLQWQSTLGHCVLKAEFKEGKKELQVSLFQTLVLLMFNEGEEFSLEDIKLATGIEDSELRRTLQSLACGKARVLTKIPKSKDVEDGDKFSCNDDFKHKLFRIKINQIQMKETVEEQASTTERVFQDRQYQIDAAIVRIMKMRKTLSHNLLVSEVYNQLKFPVKPADLKKRIESLIDRDYMERDKENPNQYNYVA